AACCCGGCCGGGCTGGCCGCGTACGCCCGGGCCGTCTCCTCTCCGGGCAGCGCCGAGTACGACCAGTTCCTCACCCCCGCCCAGAGCCAGCAGCGCTTCGGGGCGACCGCGGACCAGATCGCGGCCGTCCGCGCCTGGGCGACCAGTGCGGGCCTGACCATCACCGGCACCAACGCCCACTACCTCGATGTGCACGGCTCCGCCGCCGACGTCGACCGCGCCTTCGGCACCCACCTGCACGAGTACGCCGTCCAGGGCAAGCTGCTCAAGGCGCCGGCCAGCAATGTGGTGCTCCCCGCCGCCGTCGCCTCCGCCGTCCTCGGCGTGACCGGGCTCAGCGACGACGCGCCCACCATGCGCGCCCAGAGCCAGCCGGTCGACGGCCCGCTGAGCTTCGGCACCGACGCCAAGGGCAAGCCGAAGCCCAAGCCCAAGCCCAAGGCGGGCCTGCCCACGGTCGCCACCTGCTCCTCCTACTGGGGCCAGAAGACGGTCAGCGGAGCGCCGAAGGGCTACACCGCGAAGAACACCTTCGACCAGTGCTCCCTCACGCCGGCCCAGCTGCGCAAGGCCTACGGCGTCACCGCCTCCGGCCTGACCGGCAAGGGCGCGACGGTCGCCATCGTGGACGCCTACGGCTCCTCGACCATGCTCGCCGACGCGAACCACTTCGCCGTGAACCACGGTGACAAGGCGTTCCGCAAGGGCCAGTACAGCGAGGTGGTCACCCCGAAGCTGTGGACGCAGACCGGCGCCAACGACGGCTGCGGCGGCGGCCCGGCCGGCTGGGCGGGCGAGGAGGCACTGGACGTCGAGATGGTGCACGGGCTGGCCCCGGACGCCAATGTCGTCTACGTCGGCGCCAACTCCTGCTCCGACCAGGACCTGATGGCCGCGCTCAGCACGATCGTGGACAAGCACCTGGCCGACGTCGTCTCCAGCTCGTGGTCCGGGCTGATGCACACCACGGCGGGCGACGAGAGCCCCACCACGATCGCCGCCTACGAGCAGATCTTCGAGCAGGGCGCCGCCGAGGGCATCGGCTTCGACTTCGCCGCCGGCGACTGCGGCGACAACTCCCCGGGCGCCGCGGCCACCGGCTCCAACTGCGACAAGACCACCACCGAGGCGCAGGCCGGCTTCCCGTCCTCCGACAACTGGGTGACGGACGTCGGCGGCACCGCCATCGGCATCAAGGACGCGTCCGGCACCTACGGCTTCGAGACCGACATGGGTACCGACCGCTCCGTGCTCAGCGCCGACGGCAAGAGCTGGAGCCCCTTCCCGGGCACCTTCTACTTCGGCGGCGGTGGCGGCACCAGCCAGGACTTCGCCCAGCCGTGGTACCAGGGCCCGGTGGTGCCGAGCACCCTGGCGCACACCCTGATGACCGGCGCGGTCAGCAAGACCGCGCAGCGGGTCACCCCCGACGTCGCCATGAACGGTGACCTGTACACCTCGGTGCTGGTCGGCATGTCCGACGGCAACCCGTACAGCGAGGGCGGCTACGGCGGCACCAGTGTCGCGGCGCCGGAGTTCTCCGGCATCCAGGCCGACGCGATCCAGGCCCGCGGCGGCCGTTCGATCGGCTTCGCCAACCCGTCCATCTACGAGCGGGCCGGCGGCGCCGACTTCCACGCCGTCGTCAACAACACTCTGGGCAAGGGACAGCAGCCGCTGAACTCCGTCGCCGACCTGGGCGTCGTCGGCGGCTCCCTGCGGGTCCGGCTGGTGGCCTTCGGCCGGGACTACGGCCTGGCCGCGACCAAGGGCTTCAACAACGCGACCGGCGTCGGCTCGCCCGACGAGAAGTACCTGCTCTCCTTCAAGTAGATCTGACAAGTAGATCTGAGCAGTAGGCCCGTGGTGCCCGGCGGAATTCCGCCGGGCACCACGTCGTTGTGCCCGCGCGGCCCACCCCGCCCGGGGGTTGACCGTCGCCGCGGGTCATAGGCCGTCGCCGGGGACGGACAACCGGCTGCCGCCTACAACAGGACGAGTACCGCCGACGAACGGCGGTGCTGGCGGGAAGACCGGTCGAGGCCTCCTCCCGCCGCCGAGTCCCAGCCCCAGGAGTCCACATGCGAATCAGGACGAGCCGGATGACCCGCCGTCTGCTGCTGCTCGCCGCCCTGCCGACCGCGCTGGCCGTGGTCCTCCCCGGAACCGCCATGGCCGCCAGTGCCGGTGACCCCTCGGTGGGCACCCCCGCGTGCGACACCCAGTCGGTCTCCGAGCACGACAACATCAGCATGTACGACCCGTCCGACGGCGCCTACATGGGCACCGCCTACCTGGTCTACTCCTCGGGTTGCCAGACCGAGTGGGTGACCGTGCACGCCGTCGGCACCTACGACCCGGAGCCGTCGGTCTGGCTGCAGAACCGGACCGGCACCGATCTGTACGAGACCAACACCAGCGGGGACCCCCAGGGAACCTACTGGACCTACCAGTTGGGCGACATGCGGGACCAGACCGCCTGCGGCGGCGTACAGATGTACAACGACCTCAACGGTGCCTACGTCAACTGGAACTACATCGGCTGCTACTGAGTCGGCGCCGTGACCGCGGGGCCCCGGGGGGACGGGTGCCCCCTGGGGCCGGTGGTGGTGCACGGACTGCTCCCCCCTCTTCCTCCGGTGCCGTGGAAACGCCATAGTCGAGTCATGCGGTCCGTGCGTGCCCTCCCGGGCGGGCGGCCCCGGTGCGACAAGCGACGGTTCCGGCTCACGGGGGAGAGCAATGCCGCGTCCACAGCGCCCTCTGGATCCGCTGGCAGGCCCGGTGCAGGCCTTCGCCGCCGAGCTCCGGCTGGTGCGCGAGAAGGCGGGCAATCCGAAGTTCCTCCAGATGGCACGGGCGTCCGGTCGGTCGAGAACCGCCCTGGCCGAGGCAGCGGGCGGCGATCACCTGGCGACCTGGGAGACCGTCGAGGCGTTCCTGACCGCCTGCGGCCAGGACCCGCGCCACTGGTACGGGCGCTGGGAGGCGGTGCGCACCGCCACCGCCGCGAAGGAGCCCGGCCGAACGCCCGCGCCGCCAGACCTGGCCGTCGAGTCACGGCAGCAGCCCGGTCCGCCGCCCGTGCCGCCGCGGCCACCCCGGTGGCGCCGCCCGCTGGTCGCGGCCCTCGCCGTGGTCGCCGCCGCCGGTCTGCTCGTCGCCTTCCTGGACAGCCCGGACAACGGCGGCAGGGAGCCGGGTCGCGGCGCCTCGCCGTCGCCGCTTCCGGCCGGACCCGTCACGGTCGTCGTCCAGAACAAGGTGGCGGTCGGCGCGTCGGGCCTGTTCGAGGACAGCACTCCGGTCTACCTCTCGACCAGGCCGGTGCCGTTCTGCTCACGGGAGGGCTGCGAGGTCGCCGACACGAGGATGTGGAGCGGCGCGGTCCTCCAGGTCCTCTGCCAGGAGCAGGGCGCCGTGATGACCAACGAGGACGCCGCCACCGCCGGGATCACCCACAACCCCGGCGCGGTGACCTCCGCGCTCTGGTACCAGGCCGAGATGCCGAACGGTACCGACGGGTTCATCTCCGAGGTCTACCTCACCCCGGCCTCCCGCGGCGGCCGGGGCCTTCCCGCCTGCGCGCCGCCGTAGCACCGGCCGTGGCATCCGCCGCCGCGCCGTCTGCCCTCCGGGCCCGGTCTCGGCGAGAATCGCTGCCATGACGAACATTGACGAGTACGGCGGCGGACAGCACACCCCCGACGTCCTGGTGGTCACCACCAACGACGTCCCCGGCTACCGGGTCGACAAGATCATCGGCGAGGTCTTCGGCCTCACCGTCCGCTCCCGGAACATCGGCAGCCAGCTCGGCGCCAGCTTCAAGTCGCTGGCCGGCGGCGAGCTGCGCGGGCTGACCAAGACCCTGGTCGAGAGCCGCAACCAGGCCATGGACCGGCTCATCGAGCAGGCCCGCGCCCGCGGCGGCAACGCCGTCCTGACGATGCGCTTCGACGTCACCGAGGCGGGCGGGAACGGGACGGAGATCTGCGCCTACGGCACCGCGGCCGTCATCAGCCCGCTCGGCTGAACGCGGAGCCGGGCCGAACCGAGAACGGGGCCGCCCCCGGACCGAAGTCCGGGGGCGGCCCCACCGGCGCGTGCGCCGGATACGTACCGGTCGACTGCGTCAGACGCCGAGGACGCGCTTCAGCTCGGCGGCGCGGTCGGTGCGCTCCCAGGTGAAGTCCGGCAGCTCACGGCCGAAGTGGCCGTAAGCGGCGGTCTGGGCGTAGATCGGCCGGAGCAGGTCCAGGTCGCGGATGATCGCGGCCGGGCGCAGGTCGAAGACCTGGGTGACGGCGTCCTGGATCTTCTCCACGGCCACCGTCTCGGTGCCGAAGGTCTCCACGAACAGACCGACCGGCTCGGCCTTGCCGATGGCGTAGGCGACCTGGACCTCGGCCCGCCGGGCCAGGCCCGCCGCGACGATGTTCTTGGCGACCCAGCGCATCGCGTACGCCGCGGAGCGGTCGACCTTGGACGGGTCCTTGCCCGAGAAGGCGCCGCCGCCGTGACGGGCCATGCCGCCGTAGGTGTCGATGATGATCTTGCGGCCGGTCAGGCCGGCGTCGCCCATGGGGCCGCCGATCTCGAAGCGGCCGGTCGGGTTGACCAGCAGCCGGTAGCCGTCGGTGGCCAGCTCGATGCCCTCGTCGGCCAGCGCCTTGAGCTCCACCTCCACCACGAACTCGCGGATGTCCGGGGCGAGCAGCGACTCCAGGTCGATGTCGCTGGCGTGCTGCGAGGAGACCACGACCGTGTCGAGCCGGACCGGCTTGTCGCCGTCGTACTCGATGGTGACCTGGGTCTTGCCGTCGGGGCGCAGGTAGGGGATGGTCCCGTTCTTGCGCACCTCGGACAGCCGCTTGGCCAGCCGGTGGGCGAGGGTGATCGGCAGCGGCATCAGCTCGGGCGTGTCGTCGCACGCGTAGCCGAACATCAGGCCCTGGTCGCCGGCGCCCTGCTTGTCGAGCTCGTCCTCGTCGCCCTCGACCCGCGTCTCGTACGCGGTGTCGACACCCTGGGCGATGTCGGGGGACTGCGATCCGATGGACACCGACACGCCGCAGGAGGCGCCGTCGAAGCCCTTCTTCGAGGAGTCGTAGCCGATCTCCAGGATCCGCTCCCGGACGAGGGCGGCGATCGGCGCGTAGGCCTTGGTGGTGACCTCGCCCGCGATGTGGACCTGACCCGTGGTGATCAGGGTCTCCACGGCGACCCGCGAGGTGGGGTCGTCCTTGAGCAGGGCGTCGAGAATGGTGTCGCTGATCTGGTCAGCGATCTTGTCGGGGTGACCTTCGGTCACGGACTCCGAGGTGAAGAGGCGGCGAGACACAGCGCTCCCTGGGTTGCAGCGGCTGCTGACTGAACAGTCGCCCCGGCGGCCGAGGCCCCGGGGTGTGCTGTCCGGAAAGACTTGGGTAGGCGGTTACGGATGGGAGTCTAGCCAACCCGGGGGCGGAAACGTCCACCGGTCTCAGCAAATGAGTCAGCAGGCGGACAAAGTCGCTGCTCCGGACGGACCGACCGCTCAGGCCAGCCGGGCGGCGACCAGATCCCAGAGCTGATCGGCCAGCTGCGCCTTGGGGCCGTACGGCACCGCGGTCTCCCCGCCCTCGGCGGAGAGGATCACCGCCTCGTTGTTGGCACTGCCGAAGGCCCGGTCGGCGCCGACCTCGTTCACCACCAGCAGGTCGCACCCCTTTCGGATGAACTTCTCCCGGCCGTGCCGCAACGCGTCGTCCGTCTCGGCCGCGAAACCCACCACCACCTGCCCGGGCACCGCCCGGTGCGCCGAGATCTCCGCCAGGATGTCCGGATTGCGGACCAGCGCCAGCGGGGCGGGCTCCACCCCCTCCACCTTCTTGATCTTCACGGAGATGTAATCCGCCGGGCGGAAGTCCGCGACCGCCGCCGCCATCACCACCGCGTCGGCGTCGGCCGCCGCCGCCAGCACCGCCTCGCGCAGCTCCAGCGCGGTGCCGACCCGGACCAGGTCCACCCCCGCGGGCACCGGCAGCTCGGCGTTGGCGGCGACCAGCGTCACCCGGGCGCCGCGCGCGGCGGCGACCCCCGCGATGGCGAAGCCCTGCCGCCCGGAGGAGATGTTGCCCAGGAACCGCACCGGGTCCAGCGGCTCGCGCGTCCCCCCGGCGGAGACCACCACATGGCGGCCGGCCAGGTCCGCGACACCGGCGTCCGCGCCGCGCGCCAGCACCCGGCGACAGAGCTCGAAGATCGCCTCGGGGTCGGGGAAGCGCCCCTTGCCGGTGTCGGCGCCGGTCAGCCGGCCCACCGCCGGCTCGATCACGATCGCGCCCCGGCGGCGCAGCGTGGCGACGTTCTCCTGGGTGGCCGGGTGCTCCCACATCTCGGTGTGCATCGCCGGGGCGAAGACCACCGGGCAGTGCGCCGTCAGCAGGGTGTTGGTGAGCAGGTCGTCGGCGCGTCCGTGGGCGGCCTTGGCCAGCAGGTCGGCCGTGGCGGGCGCGATCACCAGCAGGTCCGCCTGCTGGCCGATCCGGACGTGCGGGACCTCGTGGACGCTCTCCCAGACCTCGGTGGAGACCGGCTGCCCCGACAGCGCGGACCAGGTCGCCGCACCGACGAAGTGCAGCGACGCGGCGGTCGGCACCACTCGGACCCGGTGCCCGGACTCGGTGAAGAGGCGCAGCAGTTCACACGCCTTGTAGGCGGCGATCCCGCCGCTGACGCCCAGCACGACGTTCATTGCCCCACCGCTTTCGCTGACCCGGGCCGACGCGCCGGACAGGCGAAAGCCGCGGCCCGGATGAGCTGTACCAGCTCCGGACCGCGGCGTTCACCAGGCAGGATGTCGAGACCTACTGCGCGTCGATCGCCTCGGCGGTGAGCATACCGGCGTTGATCTCGCGGAGCGCGATCGAGAGCGGCTTCTCGTGCACGTGGGTGTCGACCAGCGGGCCCACGTACTCCAGCAGGCCCTCGCCGAGCTGCGAGTAGTAGGCGTTGATCTGGCGCGCGCGCTTGGCGGCGTAGATCACCAGGCTGTACTTGGAGTCGGTGGCCTCGAGCAGCTCATCGATCGGCGGGTTGATGATGCCTTCGGGCGCTGTCATCGAAGAGGACACGCGGAAACCTTCCGGAAGATGACTGGAGAGAAGAGCGGGCCGAAAGAAATCAGACCACGTTGAGCAAGGCTAGCAGCTCGCTCGCTACACCCTCGACCGAGGTGTTGACCAGAGTCGTGTCGAACTCGCTCTCGGCCGCCAGCTCGACCCGGGCCGCGCGCAGCCGCTCGTCGATGACGTCCTGGGGCTCGGTGCCGCGACCGGTGAGGCGGCGCACCAGCTCGTCCCAGGAGGGGGGCGCGAGGAAGACCGACTGCGCCTCGGGCATCGATTCGCGCACCTGGCGCGCGCCCTGGAGGTCGATCTCCAGCAGCACCGGCACGCCGGCGGCCAGCCGGTCGAGGACGGCCCGGCGGGGGGTGCCGTAGTGGTTGCCGGCGAACACCGCCCACTCCAGCAGTTCGCCGTTGGCGACCATCTTGGCGAACTGGTCGTCGTCGACGAAGTGGTAGTGGACCCCGTCCTTCTCCCCCGGACGCGGCTTGCGGGTGGTGGCGGAGACGGACAGCCAGACCTCGGGGTGCTGCTGGCGCATATGTGAGACGACCGTGCTCTTGCCGACACCGGAGGGGCCGGAGAGCACGGTCAGCCGCGGACGTTCACTCATGTACCGATTATCCAGGAACCGCGGGGGTTTCCGAACCATCGGGCCCGGAAGGGGTACGACTAGGCCGGAGCCCCGCCGAACTCCCGCTCCAGGGAGGCGATCTGGTTCGTACCGAGGCCGCGCACCCGGCGGCTCTCCGAGATTCCGAGCCTCTCCATGATCTGCTTGGCCCGGACCTTGCCGACACCCGGAAGCGACTCCAGCAGAGCCGAGACCTTCATCTTGCCGATGACGTCGTTCTCCTGGCCGGCCTTGATGACCTCGTGCAGGGAGGCGCCGCTGTGCTTGAGCCGGTTCTTGATCTCGGCGCGCTCCCGGCGAGCCTCAGCTGCCTTGGCGAGCGCAGCGGTGCGCTGCTCAGGGGTAAGGGGCGGAAGTGCCACGCCGTTCACCTCAGTGATTTCGAACGAATGGGACAGGACAGTACGGGACCGACGGGAAACCTAGCGGCTCTGACCTGCATGAGCAACGAGGAACCAACCCCCCGAAGGACCTAACGCCGGACACTACCCCTCCCGCCGGTCCCCGTCAGGAAAAACAGCAGAAAAGTCCTGGTCAGCCTCGGCCGACCAGGACTTTTCCGGACATACCCCCCGTGAAGGCGGGGAGCAGCACTCGCCGATACCCGGCCGGTCCATCATCCGTGGACCATCCCTGCTTGCGCAGGGAACATCTTCGGACCGTATCCGCTGGTCAGGCCCTCACAAGCAATTCACGAAACCATCACACCAACGAGTGGCGGAAGCGCCTCTTTAAGTCGAATTTTCAACCGATTGCCGCACGCACCTCGTCCACGAACCGTGCGGCCGCCTCGCGCAGCGCCGCGACCGACGGGCCGTGCTTCAGCACGTCCCGGGAAACGCTCGGCAGGACGTTGCCGGCGACCGCGCCGAAGACCACCGGAATGTCGGCCGCGGTCGCCCCCTGGGCGCCCACGCCGGGGGCCAGCAGCGCGCCGTTGATGTCGAGGTCGGCGTCGATGTCCTTGAGCGTCGCGCCGACGACCGCGCCGAAGGAGCCGAGCGGATGGGCGTCGGCGTTCTCGGCGGCCAGCTGCCGCAGCACCGACTGGGCCACGGTCAGCCCGTCCTCGCCCACCGCGTGCTGGACCTCGTGGCCCTCCGGGTTGGAGGTCAGTGCCAGCGCGAACACGCCGGAGCCGCTGGCCCGCGCCGCGTCGAAGGCCGGGCGCAGCGAGCCGAAGCCCAGGTAGGGCGAGACGGTGACGGCGTCCGAGAACAGCGGGCTGGTCGGGGCGAGGAAGGCGTCGGCGTAGGCGGCCATGGTGCTGCCGATGTCGCCGCGCTTGGCGTCCATCAGCACCAGCGCGCCGGCCGCGCGGGCGTCCGCGACCGAGCGCTCCAGCACCGCGATGCCCCGGCTGCCGAAGCGCTCGAAGAAGGCGGCCTGCGGCTTGAGCACGGCGACCTCCCCGGCCAGCGCCTCGACCACGGTGCGGCTGAACCGCTCCAGTCCGGCCACGTCGTCGCCGAGGCCCCAGGCCTCCAGCAGGGCGGCGTGCGGGTCGATGCCCACACAGAGCGGGCCGCGGGTGTCCATGGCCTCGCGCAGCCGGGTGCCGAAGGGGGCGGTCATCACAGGTCTCCTCAGTGGTGCGGTACGTGCGGCAGGTCGGTGGAATCCGGCGGTCAGGGGTGGTGGGCCAGGCCGACGGCGTCGGTGAAGCGGGTGAAGCCGCGCTCGGCCAGGGCGGCGCGCAGCTCGTCCAGCACCCGGAGCGGGGCCGAGGGGTCGTTGAAGACCGTGGTGCCGACGGCCACGCCGGAGGCACCGGCCAGCACGAACTCCAGCGCGTCCAGGCCGGTCCGGATCCCGCCCATGCCCAGGATCGGCACCTCGGGCACGGCCCCGGAGCGCATCGCCGCATGGACCTGGTAGACGCAGCGGACCGCGACCGGGCGGATGGCCGGCCCGGAGAGGCCGCCGACCGTCCCGGCCAGCGCCGGGCGCATGGTCGTGGTGTCGATGGCCATGCCCAGCAGAGTGTTGATCATGGAGAGTCCGTCCGCACCGGCCTTGACGCAGGCCGCCGCGATCTCGGTGATCGAGGTGACGTCCGGGGTCAGCTTGGCGTAGACCGGCAGCGCCGGGTCCGCCACCTCGCGCACCGCCGCGATCACGTCGTAGGAGGTGGCCGGGTTGCAGCCGAAGGGCAGGCCCCGGTTGGCGGCGTTGGCGCAGGCGATGTTGGCCTCGATGCCGACGACCCCGGCCCGGCCGTTGAGCTGCTGCACGGTCTCGGCGAACTCCTCGACCTGCTCCCCGCCGATCGAGACCAGCACCCGGGCGCCGCGCTCGGCCAGCCAGGGCAGCTCCTGCTCGACGAACTGCTCGATTCCCGAGCCCGGCAGCCCGACGGCGTTCAGCATGCCGCTGGGCGTCCCGGCCGTCCTCGGCGTCGGCCGTCCCGCCCTGGGCCGCGCCATGATCGTCCGGGTGGTGATCGAGCCCAGCTCCGCCAGCGGCTGGAACTTGGCGATCTCGCGCCCGTAGCCGGCGCAGCCGGCCGCCGTGGTGACCGGGTTCGGCAGCGTGCCGCTGCCGAAGGGGGCGGTGAGGTCGACCGCGTCCGGTGCTGGAGGGGCCTGCAGGTCCATCTACCGCGCTCCCATCGCTTCCGCGCCGTACAGGTCGGGCGGTACCGTCCCGATGTCGGACCAGCGCACCCGGGAGCCGTCGAAGCACGGCCCCTCGACACAGGATCGTACGAACCGGCTGACGCCGTCCTCCCCCACCACCGGCAGCACGCAGCCCAGGCACAGACCGACGCCGCAGGCCAGGTCCTGCTCGACCGAGCAGAAGCTGCGCACCCCCTCGTCGGTCGCGATCCCGGACACCGCCCGCAGCATCGGCACCGGGCCGCAGGCGTAGACGGCCTCGGCCGAGATGGCCTTCAGCGCCTCCGCCAGCGGCAGGGTGACCTGGCCCTTTATCCCGGTGGAGCCGTCGTCGGTGGTCACCAGCACGTCCGGGGTGAGCTGCTGGGCCTGGTCGACCCCGAACAGCCGGTCGGCGCCGGCGGCGCCGAGGATGAAGCCGACCGAGCCGCCCTGCTCCTTGATCAGCTCGGCCAGCGCGAACAGCGGCGCGCTGCGGGCCCCGCCGGCCACCAGCAGCGCGGTCAGCGGCCCCACCGGCAGCGGGAAGGCCGTGCCGAGCGGGGCCACCAGGTCGACGCTGTCGCCGACCCGGCAGGCCAGCAGCTCCCGCGCGCCCGGCGCGTCGCCGCCGACGACCAGCGAGACGGTGTCGGCCGCCGGGTCGGCCCGGTGGATCGAGAAGGATCGGCGCAGCAGCACGGCGCTCTCCGGTCCGCCGACCGCCAGGGCCGCGAAGTGCCCCGGTCGGAACCGGTCGGCGACGCCCGGAGCCCGCAGCACCAGCCGGTGGTGGGCACCGACCGGCGTCAGTTCCAGGATCTCCGCCTGGACCTGGACGGGATGCGCCATGCGATCACCCTCTCGTGGACGCGCCGATTGCTTCGCCCAGGGTGCCATGGCCGCTGGACCGCAGCCGCGCCGAGAGGCCGCGGTGCAGTCGGCGGCACCAGAAGGGGCCCTCGTAGATGAAGGCGCTGTAGCCCTGGACCAGGGTGGCCCCGGCCAGGATCCGCTCCCAGACGTCCTCGGCGGTCTCGATGCCGCCGACCGACACCAGCGTGAGCCGGTCGCCGGTGCGCGCGTGGAGCCGGGCCAGCACCTCGACGGCGCGGCTCCTGAGCGGCGCGCCGGAGAGCCCGCCGGCGCCGGCCGCCTCGACCTTGGCGGCGTCGGTGCGCAGCCCCTCGCGGCCGATGGTGGTGTTGGTGGCGATGATCCCGTCGAGCCCGAGCTCCAGCGCCAGGTCGGCGACCTCGTCGATGTCGGCGTCGGCCAGGTCGGGGGCGATCTTGACCAGCAGCGGGATCCGGCGCTGCGGGACCTCGGCGTCCAGCGTGGCGCGGACGGCGCTGAGCAGCGGCCGGAGCTGGTCGACGGCCTGGAGGTTGCGCAGTCCCGGGGTGTTCGGCGAGCTGACGTTGACCACGAAGTAGTCGGCGTGGCGGGCCAGCCGCTCGGTGCTGGCGATGTAGTCGGCGACGGCCTCGGCCTCGGGGACGACCTTGGTCTTGCCGATGTTGACGCCGACGACGGTCTTCGAGCGCGCGGGCCGGACCGCGAGGCGGGCGGCGACGGCGGCCGAGCCCTCGTTGTTGAAGCCCATCCGGTTGATCAGCGCCCGGTCGTCGATCAGCCGGAACAGCCGCGGCTGCGGGTTGCCGGGCTGGGGCTGGGCGGTGACGGTGCCGATCTCGACGTAGTCGAAGCCGAGCATGGCCAGCCCGTCGATGCCGACGGCGTTCTTGTCGAAGCCGGCCGCGAGGCCGAACGGGCCCGGCAGGTCGAGACCCAGGGCCTTGACCCGCAGCGCGGGGTCCTTCGGCGCGAGCACGGCCGCGGCCAGCGTCCGCAGCCCGGGCACCGAGGAGGCCAGCCGGATCCAGAAGAAGGCCAGGTGGTGCGCCTTCTCCGGATCCATCCGCCGGAAGACGAGATTGAACAGCAAGCGGTACAAGACAACGCGCCTTCCAGTTGCACTTTGCCAGGGGCGCGGGGAACGGCGCGACCAACCATCATCGAAGCCGCACACTTCCCCGCGCCCCTGC
The Streptacidiphilus albus JL83 genome window above contains:
- a CDS encoding dihydroorotate dehydrogenase electron transfer subunit, whose protein sequence is MAHPVQVQAEILELTPVGAHHRLVLRAPGVADRFRPGHFAALAVGGPESAVLLRRSFSIHRADPAADTVSLVVGGDAPGARELLACRVGDSVDLVAPLGTAFPLPVGPLTALLVAGGARSAPLFALAELIKEQGGSVGFILGAAGADRLFGVDQAQQLTPDVLVTTDDGSTGIKGQVTLPLAEALKAISAEAVYACGPVPMLRAVSGIATDEGVRSFCSVEQDLACGVGLCLGCVLPVVGEDGVSRFVRSCVEGPCFDGSRVRWSDIGTVPPDLYGAEAMGAR
- a CDS encoding quinone-dependent dihydroorotate dehydrogenase, with product MYRLLFNLVFRRMDPEKAHHLAFFWIRLASSVPGLRTLAAAVLAPKDPALRVKALGLDLPGPFGLAAGFDKNAVGIDGLAMLGFDYVEIGTVTAQPQPGNPQPRLFRLIDDRALINRMGFNNEGSAAVAARLAVRPARSKTVVGVNIGKTKVVPEAEAVADYIASTERLARHADYFVVNVSSPNTPGLRNLQAVDQLRPLLSAVRATLDAEVPQRRIPLLVKIAPDLADADIDEVADLALELGLDGIIATNTTIGREGLRTDAAKVEAAGAGGLSGAPLRSRAVEVLARLHARTGDRLTLVSVGGIETAEDVWERILAGATLVQGYSAFIYEGPFWCRRLHRGLSARLRSSGHGTLGEAIGASTRG